Within the Triplophysa dalaica isolate WHDGS20190420 chromosome 2, ASM1584641v1, whole genome shotgun sequence genome, the region ATAGCAATATTATAGAGAATATCTCTTAAGCATATTCAAAACATTGCACAAATCATTACGAGAATTACATTACAACATTATCTGACTAATATATGAATCTTGTTCCCAGTAAAACTATAAATGATGTACATTTGGTTAATGCATCAGTCTGGTGTATTTTGAGAACACATATCTTTTATACAATTTTTTGGTATAATAGTTAAATAATCATGTTTGCATACAAATGAACATGGAGCACAAAAAAGCatataaaaatgaagcaaaGTGGTTCCCCTTTGTTAAACTGCCTTTAATACAGATGTATTATCCATTATAAAATTTCTTCCATTGTGAAACAAAAatttataatgcaatataatccTTATTGTAATAATTTAATTGCATCTATTTCTTAATATATGAAGGTGTCAATTCTTCTTCAGTTCATGTAAGAATCTCTAGAGGTCTGACCAATTTGGTCTGTATTAAGAAAACGTAAACTCCCAAACAAAACCTGAACAATCAACATTAACAGTTTACAATagcatataaaaataaaaataatttatttgttgtcAAATTACtgtcagtgttgtttatttattaaaaaaataaaaggatgaacaggaaaagtaaaacaaatatttaataggTACAACCACAAACATTTCCATAAAACTAACAACACGAgtctataaaataaattggtGATGGGAAAGTTAATCTggcattttgatgtttgttaaGCAAATTGtgacacaaaaaatgtttcGGTCAATGTTTTAAGGGCTgcactttttaataaagtttatttggATAGATTACtccatgtttaaaatgaaataataaaacctGAACAAAAGCTCAAATTAaagttattaataaaacttaaGTTAAAGTAAAGGTATGACTAACAGTTTTTACTGAAAGTTGAAGGTTTTTCTGATTAACatgaatctgaaaaaatgttttattcagcaCTGTAGTATCTTAAAACAATAACAAGCAGACTTCATGATTAATGTTTACTGTTCACAGATCAGGCTTCTCCTCATAGTGACAAATGCAAGATGTTCTTTGGCTATCCAGGTAAGGTTTACATCCCAAGTGCATGACAGCATCAAAGAGCAAAGTCACTGCTGATTCACAGGCTGTGTAAAAAAAGATTGTAAAATCTCAGCATAATGTGTAAGTGCAATCAGGATCATATGGGCCACGGTCTACGTTAAGttgaaaaaaagtttattgtatGTTTGAAAAAGTTGTAAACTAGTTTTTAAGCAATATTTGAAATTACCTTGTACACCCTGAGACAAGCCTAGAGTATTTTGGAAATTCCTACAGATAGACTGAAGGCAGACTTGGAATTGGTtatcacagtattttttttctttcccacAGGTATCATAGCAGTTATCATGCTCATTACAACATCTGGTCATAGATGGGATCCCAATATCAAACTGCAGCCAACAatgacaaaagtaaaaaacagtaTTATTGATATAAGTAACATTCAACTTCAAAGGAAATATTTATTCATCCCCTCACCTCAGATAAATTAAGGGCATAATTGCAGTATTAAAAATGGTACATATTACACAtatttataacaatataaatgttttcctTCCTCACCTGAAATCCAAATACTGGTGAACCACATCCATTGGGTGGAGGTGGCTTGTAGTTAGGGCGAGGAATTGGTGTGTACCCTATAAAGAGTATTAAATTGAACCAATGAGGGGAGATTTTTAACCCTTTAATTATGGCtgacaaatatttattgatcATATAAATACTGATATGCCAAATTGAATCAGTCGAAACAAGagaatcaaataataaaaatgaaaatatagaCAATTGTATAGTGTTAATGGAATagttataaatgtgtttaagtCTTTAAAGTCATGACCGACCATCACTACACTTGTATCGACACTGTCCATCTGAACCTCCGATCATGTCCATAGCAAAATTAAGGTATTTGTCTATCCCATGGATCCCGTTCCGGATGCTTTTTAAAGTCTTTCTCCAGTCCGGAGGCTCAGGATCCCGTTCTTCATTAAATCCTTTAGCTTCATTAGCAAAAATCGCTAATCCAAATGTCAAGAGCAGTTGTAACGCCAGAAATGATGACATGACAGGACATTGACCATAAAAGTCAAATAACTTCACGTATTGGCCAGTTACACTTTTATTCACAAACCTTGTGTGTGACCTGGGGAAAAGTTGCACTTATTTATAGTAACAATAGCTTAGATTACAAACAAATCGAGGGTAGACAACGAAGTAAATGTTccataaagtgttttattttgtaaaccgCATGCGCACACATTTCTTCCGCTTTTTGTCATAAAGTGACAAAAAGCATAATAAAAGTCCTCAAAACAAGGAAATTGATGATAAGAggatgttaaagtgatagttcaccctaaaatgaaaattctgccatcctTCACTCAGCATCATGTCATTACAtgcctgtataaattactttgttctgatgaacacagagaaagatatttgatagaatgtgagcaattttcaattctgtgacatcattgactgccattgtaggAAAATGAAACagttgtcaaaggtgccccagaactattgtgtccctaaattcttcaaaatgtctcactttgtgttcaacagaacaaataaaagatacaatattttttcctactattgtagtggatgatgtcacagaactgaaaatggctaACATTCCTACAAAtacctttctttgtgtttaacagagcaaagaaatgtatataggtttgaaacaacctgagggtaatgagagtaaatgataacagaattttcattttttagtgaATTAGCCctttaagtaaattatttaatattttcatttttgggttaaccaTCACATGAATTAAATGGTACAGTTTTCATCATTGCTCAATAAGTATCGTATAAGTACAAGTACAGATACATGATAAGTCACAGCAAAAGCATAGAGAATCAATAATCTTTATTGACataatatacacacaaaatttTACAATAGAAGCAGATTTTCATAATATGGCATGTTTAATGATGACCATGGGCATCTGCTTCAGGAAGATCTGGGACGActtctcctgtttccaaaacaCGGTCTCCCTGAATATGCGGGGCAAAAGAATATGTGTGAGGaagttcaaaataatcaaaatacagaaataatggTTTGTTTATCTGACAGCAAAGAAGGTAATTAAACAtgtaatgttaaattaaaacaaattaaaggtGTCCGTTTATATTGGTCTAATACACTACCAGTGAAAAGTTTTAGGACACAATATCTGAAAAtagatttgaagaaaaaaatgaattctgcaaaataaactttacttcattaaagaacctttttttaataaaatgtttttgtaatggcTGTTTtgactaaataataaaaaacagccAGTAAGATCACAGAATAGATCAAATTTAACAAGcgttttatttgatataaataaGTGTTCTATAACtgtttcatttatgcatttagcagacactttatTACACCGCATGTGTGTTCCCAGATTCAAAAATACTTACAGGGAACAGCCTGGGTTTTAACTCAACAATTCCATATGGCATTTTCTGTGGAATAAAACATCAGCCATTATTGAGCTACACATTTCAGTATGATAATGATCAACCAAAGCAAAAACACACTGTACCTTGTCACACCTTGCTCATACAATCCCTTTGAACAActatgtgtaaaatattttaatcacaTTAGACTTAATAGttataaaatgaatgataaaatgTGCATATCTATAACTTTAATCAATGTTCAACATCTTGTTGCATTCATGATTatcgattaaaaaaaactatgtttCTTCAGCCTACACTCATTTCACATCAATTAATGTGTCTGTCCACTGCATCACTCCTTTCCGGAAGTGATAATTCTATTTTGAAACCGCATAATACATGAACAGGgatgcgtttcccaaaagcatcttAACCTTAAATTGATCTTAGAACCATTGTCACCAATGGAGCTACGATCACAGTAGGGTTatgatgcttttgggaaacgcagcccaggACAACAATAATAATCTATTAGTTTTGTGTGTACTATTTTTAGAGCAATGACGttgattaatatttaaaaaaaggaaagattatgcaaaaaaagttatattgGCATACCACTATGACAACATGTTAACTCTAGATTGCTCTACACCTTTATCTATACataaattaaccatggttttactacagaaTTAGAGTAGTACtacttactatagtaaaactaCTACAGTAACCAAAATGTTATAATGCTCTCACCACAGTAATCAGTTTAACTAGGGGAaaataaatggtaaaaatgTATAACTACATGTCAAAAAACGTAGctgttaaaagtttttttgaaaagaaatgtgGAACCTTAATGTGTACGTCACACTGGTCTCAAGCTAGTTATGAGACTATTTTTGGCAAATAAATGTTGCATTATATTTCTGATTTACATTTTGAACtaatgtcatttgaaaatgtcatAATTCATTTCGTCTGTCcttctaatttcagttccgggtCGGATTTGTGTCACTCCATGTATGCCTGCCTACTATGAAGGCAAAATGATGCCAAAAAAATTTGCATGAGCAGAATAACATGTAAAAGTGTACATGACATTGCAAGcataaaataaagacatttacacatttgcaacagatttaatttacataaaGACAGACTCTGCACGGTGAATCCATTTTGCAGCTCATAACACCATTGTATTTGCAGCCACCGCTCTGTTTAAAGAGTCGCAATGCTTTTGGCTTTATTACAGCgc harbors:
- the pla2g12a gene encoding group XIIA secretory phospholipase A2, which encodes MSSFLALQLLLTFGLAIFANEAKGFNEERDPEPPDWRKTLKSIRNGIHGIDKYLNFAMDMIGGSDGQCRYKCSDGYTPIPRPNYKPPPPNGCGSPVFGFQFDIGIPSMTRCCNEHDNCYDTCGKEKKYCDNQFQVCLQSICRNFQNTLGLSQGVQACESAVTLLFDAVMHLGCKPYLDSQRTSCICHYEEKPDL